The Miltoncostaea oceani genome includes a region encoding these proteins:
- a CDS encoding LacI family DNA-binding transcriptional regulator encodes MARAAGVSVWTASNAYSHPDRVASATRERVLATAASVGYAGPDPIARSLATGRTRIVALLADGTAESLLSDPAAALVARGLVRACDRAGVSLLLSGATGPAAVDGAVLFRTLPAAPAPHPVVVVDVPPTDGVVVLRADVAGAAAAAARHLRDLGHDDLVVLAWPGCGERLDGVRAGWGDAGPLTIYMAGAPEGRHAHEAGPAAGRRAVGPTRADAEIAARVALGRTPRPRAVLGLNDLLARVALDTARWTGRDVPGDLSIAGVDDLPGSDALGLTAVFVPYGPLGELAGAALSALVDGATPESSPPLPTSLVIRGTTGPPRP; translated from the coding sequence GTGGCCCGCGCCGCCGGCGTCTCGGTGTGGACCGCCTCGAACGCCTACAGCCACCCCGACCGCGTCGCGAGCGCGACCCGGGAGCGCGTGCTCGCGACGGCGGCGTCCGTGGGCTACGCGGGCCCCGACCCGATCGCCCGGTCCCTCGCGACGGGCCGCACCCGCATCGTGGCGCTGCTCGCCGACGGGACGGCGGAGTCGCTGCTCTCCGACCCCGCCGCCGCGCTCGTCGCCCGGGGCCTCGTGCGGGCCTGCGACCGCGCCGGGGTCTCGCTGCTGCTGAGCGGCGCGACCGGGCCCGCGGCGGTCGACGGGGCCGTGCTGTTCCGCACGCTCCCGGCGGCTCCCGCGCCCCACCCGGTCGTCGTCGTCGACGTCCCGCCCACCGACGGCGTGGTCGTGCTGCGGGCCGACGTCGCCGGGGCGGCAGCCGCGGCGGCCCGGCACCTGCGCGACCTCGGCCACGACGACCTGGTGGTGCTCGCGTGGCCGGGCTGCGGGGAGCGCCTCGACGGCGTGCGCGCCGGCTGGGGCGACGCCGGGCCGCTCACGATCTACATGGCCGGTGCGCCGGAGGGCCGGCACGCCCACGAGGCGGGCCCGGCCGCGGGGCGCCGGGCGGTCGGCCCGACCCGCGCCGACGCCGAGATCGCCGCGCGCGTCGCGCTCGGCCGCACGCCGCGCCCCCGCGCCGTCCTCGGGCTCAACGACCTGCTGGCGCGCGTCGCCCTCGACACCGCCCGGTGGACGGGCCGCGACGTCCCCGGCGACCTGTCGATCGCCGGCGTCGACGACCTGCCGGGCAGCGACGCCCTCGGCCTCACCGCCGTCTTCGTGCCCTACGGCCCGCTCGGCGAGCTCGCCGGCGCGGCGCTCTCGGCCCTGGTCGACGGCGCCACCCCGGAGTCGTCGCCGCCCCTGCCCACCTCCCTCGTCATCCGCGGGACCACGGGGCCGCCGCGACCCTGA
- a CDS encoding sensor histidine kinase, protein MSLRARLLAVVLALMVVALVAAGWATHVALRSFLIDRVDRDLREAPFPAAVGFGPGPAGPGPGSRVDPGLPPGAIVEIRAADGTVLVRRDVRESGQSARTLPAAVPSGYSTVEVAGGGEYRVLSRGEGDGGGFPRRDALLPTGGALLVGIPLSDVNDTLRRLLLIEIAVGVVTLAGLTLLALWLVRLGLRPLERMGTTADAIAAGDLSRRVDDDDPRTEVGRLGRTLNAMLGRIEESFDERRASEERLRRFVADASHELQTPLTSVRGYAELFRRGGADDPEDLQTIMRRIEAEAARMGVLVDDLLLLARLDQGRPLDLRPLDLAEIAGELAADARVVEPGRPITVRDDGPVMVRGDDLRLRQVVGNLLSNARAHTPPGAAVTVTTTARDGEAVVEVADTGPGLAPEHAARVFERFFRADPSRARTSGGSGLGLSIVAAIAEAHGGRAEVTSAPGEGAAFRLVLPLADAAEDGDPVPAPPPPPSP, encoded by the coding sequence GTGTCGCTGCGGGCGCGCCTGCTGGCGGTCGTGCTCGCCCTGATGGTCGTGGCCCTCGTCGCGGCCGGGTGGGCGACGCACGTGGCGCTGCGCTCGTTCCTGATCGACCGCGTCGACCGCGACCTGCGCGAGGCGCCGTTCCCCGCGGCCGTGGGCTTCGGCCCGGGACCGGCCGGCCCCGGGCCGGGATCGCGGGTCGACCCGGGCCTGCCGCCGGGCGCGATCGTCGAGATCCGCGCCGCCGACGGCACCGTCCTCGTCCGCCGCGACGTCCGCGAGTCGGGCCAGTCGGCGCGGACGCTGCCCGCCGCGGTGCCCTCCGGCTACTCGACCGTGGAGGTCGCCGGGGGCGGCGAGTACCGGGTGCTCTCGCGGGGCGAGGGCGACGGCGGGGGCTTCCCGCGGCGGGACGCCCTCCTGCCGACCGGCGGGGCGCTGCTCGTCGGCATCCCGCTGTCCGACGTGAACGACACCCTCCGCCGGCTCCTCCTCATCGAGATCGCCGTCGGCGTCGTGACGCTCGCCGGCCTGACGCTGCTCGCGCTCTGGCTGGTGCGCCTCGGCCTGCGCCCGCTGGAGCGGATGGGGACGACCGCCGACGCCATCGCCGCGGGCGACCTGTCGCGGCGCGTCGACGACGACGACCCGCGCACCGAGGTCGGGCGCCTCGGGCGGACGCTCAACGCGATGCTCGGCCGCATCGAGGAGTCGTTCGACGAGCGGCGCGCCAGCGAGGAGCGGCTGCGCCGCTTCGTCGCCGACGCGTCGCACGAGCTGCAGACCCCGCTGACCTCCGTCCGCGGCTACGCGGAGCTGTTCCGCCGCGGCGGCGCCGACGACCCCGAGGACCTCCAGACGATCATGCGCCGCATCGAGGCCGAGGCCGCGCGGATGGGCGTCCTCGTCGACGACCTGCTGCTGCTGGCGCGCCTCGACCAGGGCCGCCCCCTCGACCTCCGCCCGCTCGACCTCGCGGAGATCGCGGGCGAGCTCGCCGCCGACGCCCGCGTCGTGGAGCCGGGGAGGCCGATCACGGTGCGGGACGACGGGCCGGTGATGGTGCGGGGCGACGACCTGCGGCTGCGCCAGGTGGTGGGCAACCTGCTGAGCAACGCCCGGGCCCACACGCCCCCCGGCGCCGCCGTCACGGTCACGACGACCGCCCGCGACGGCGAGGCCGTGGTGGAGGTCGCCGACACCGGGCCCGGGCTCGCGCCCGAGCACGCCGCCCGGGTGTTCGAGCGGTTCTTCCGCGCCGACCCGTCGCGGGCGCGCACGAGCGGGGGCAGCGGGCTCGGCCTCTCGATCGTCGCGGCGATCGCCGAGGCCCACGGGGGACGTGCCGAGGTCACCTCCGCGCCGGGAGAGGGCGCCGCCTTCCGGCTGGTGCTGCCGCTCGCGGACGCCGCGGAGGACGGGGACCCGGTCCCGGCGCCACCCCCTCCCCCGTCCCCCTGA
- a CDS encoding response regulator transcription factor encodes MGTGGREAAGAEARVLVVDDEESIVQLLCTALRYEGFATASAASGREALTQAAEFRPDLVLLDVMLPDIDGFEVHRRLSGATAGRLPVVFLTARRETDDRVRGLTIGADDYVVKPFSLEELIARVRAVLRRTRGEHDAARRLAFEDLELDEETREVRRGGRLVELTPTEFSLLRYLMVNAGRVLSKAQILDHVWNYDFGGDSNVVETYISYLRKKIDRDGEPLIHTVRGFGYALRVKRD; translated from the coding sequence ATCGGGACCGGGGGACGCGAGGCCGCGGGCGCCGAGGCGCGGGTGCTGGTGGTGGACGACGAGGAGAGCATCGTCCAGCTCCTCTGCACCGCCCTGCGGTACGAAGGGTTCGCCACGGCGTCCGCCGCGAGCGGGCGCGAGGCGCTGACGCAGGCCGCCGAGTTCCGCCCCGACCTCGTGCTGCTCGACGTGATGCTCCCCGACATCGACGGCTTCGAGGTGCACCGCCGACTGTCCGGCGCGACCGCCGGCCGGCTGCCCGTCGTCTTCCTCACCGCCCGGCGCGAGACCGACGACCGCGTCCGCGGCCTGACGATCGGCGCCGACGACTACGTCGTGAAGCCGTTCAGCCTCGAGGAGCTGATCGCGCGGGTGCGGGCCGTGCTGCGGCGCACCCGCGGGGAGCACGACGCCGCCCGCCGCCTGGCGTTCGAGGACCTGGAGCTCGACGAGGAGACGCGCGAGGTGCGCCGCGGCGGCCGCCTCGTCGAGCTGACCCCCACCGAGTTCAGCCTCCTCCGCTACCTGATGGTCAACGCGGGCCGGGTGCTGAGCAAGGCGCAGATCCTCGACCACGTCTGGAACTACGACTTCGGCGGCGACTCGAACGTCGTCGAGACGTACATCAGCTACCTCCGCAAGAAGATCGACCGCGACGGGGAGCCCCTCATCCACACGGTCCGCGGGTTCGGGTACGCGTTGCGCGTCAAGCGGGACTAG
- a CDS encoding putative manganese-dependent inorganic diphosphatase yields MIIRPTPRDHDQDGSPLQTIYVTGHRNPDMDSIASAMGYAELKGRLDGGARYVAVRLGEINAQARWALERSGATPPEFLDHVMLRARDVMRDEFPVANHNDSLRDVGRAMAQSDLDLIPIVDDDGAIAGLLTARDLARRYVKESGEPSSFADRPASVDLIVDVLGGSLLVAPQRRLNGRLWAVTVDADQMGQTMGPNDIVVIGNRTDAQRRAVEIGVALLVSPYDSQPDPEVIALAEAAGTGIVMSPLDSYVTGRLVSLSVPVREVMSRGPLTVEPDDLLSDIADRISEVHYSAAIAVDEKQNPVGLITRGELVNPRPREVILVDHAEEAQSVAGVGEAHIVEILDHHHIGSIETRFPVAATFDPVGSTATLVVERFRSHGREPQRPTAMMLLSAILSDTVILSSPTTTDRDHQVVSYLEELLGFDAREYGTEMFEASSDVGDVAASEIIRRDAKEYEVSHGRRLCVAQIETVGRGLLSRRAELLGAMEEVRDRQDYALYALMVTDIVEKGTELLVTGDSSPVERAFGVPATDNVLDLPGVMSRKKQVAPALLSAF; encoded by the coding sequence GTGATCATCCGCCCGACACCGCGCGACCACGACCAGGACGGCTCCCCGTTGCAGACGATCTACGTGACCGGCCACCGCAACCCCGACATGGACTCCATCGCCTCGGCGATGGGCTACGCCGAGCTGAAGGGCCGGCTCGACGGGGGGGCGCGGTACGTCGCGGTGCGGCTCGGTGAGATCAACGCCCAGGCGCGCTGGGCGCTCGAGCGCAGCGGGGCCACCCCGCCCGAGTTCCTCGACCACGTGATGCTCCGGGCACGCGACGTGATGCGCGACGAGTTCCCCGTCGCGAACCACAACGACTCCCTGCGCGACGTCGGCCGCGCCATGGCGCAGAGCGACCTCGACCTCATCCCGATCGTCGACGACGACGGCGCCATCGCCGGGCTGCTCACCGCCCGCGACCTCGCCCGCCGCTACGTCAAGGAGTCGGGCGAGCCGTCGAGCTTCGCCGACCGCCCCGCCTCGGTCGACCTGATCGTCGACGTCCTCGGCGGCTCGCTCCTGGTCGCCCCGCAGCGGCGCCTCAACGGCCGCCTCTGGGCCGTCACCGTCGACGCCGACCAGATGGGCCAGACGATGGGCCCGAACGACATCGTCGTGATCGGCAACCGCACCGACGCCCAGCGGCGGGCCGTCGAGATCGGCGTGGCCCTGCTGGTCTCCCCCTACGACTCGCAGCCCGACCCCGAGGTCATCGCCCTCGCCGAGGCCGCCGGGACGGGCATCGTCATGTCGCCCCTCGACTCGTACGTCACCGGCCGCCTCGTGTCGCTGTCGGTGCCGGTCCGCGAGGTGATGAGCCGCGGCCCCCTCACCGTCGAGCCCGACGACCTCCTGTCCGACATCGCCGACCGCATCTCGGAGGTCCACTACAGCGCCGCGATCGCCGTCGACGAGAAGCAGAACCCCGTCGGCCTCATCACCCGCGGCGAGCTCGTCAACCCGCGTCCCCGCGAGGTGATCCTCGTCGACCACGCCGAGGAGGCGCAGAGCGTCGCCGGCGTCGGCGAGGCCCACATCGTGGAGATCCTCGACCACCACCACATCGGGTCGATCGAGACCCGCTTCCCGGTGGCCGCGACGTTCGACCCGGTGGGGAGCACCGCCACCCTCGTGGTGGAGCGCTTCCGCTCCCACGGGCGCGAGCCCCAGCGCCCCACGGCGATGATGCTGCTCTCCGCGATCCTCTCCGACACCGTCATCCTCAGCTCCCCGACGACCACGGACCGCGACCACCAGGTGGTCTCGTACCTCGAGGAGCTGCTCGGCTTCGACGCCCGCGAGTACGGGACCGAGATGTTCGAGGCATCCTCCGACGTCGGCGACGTCGCGGCGTCCGAGATCATCCGGCGCGACGCGAAGGAGTACGAGGTCAGCCACGGCCGGCGGCTCTGCGTCGCCCAGATCGAGACGGTCGGCCGGGGCCTGCTCAGCCGGCGCGCCGAGCTGCTCGGGGCGATGGAGGAGGTCCGCGACCGCCAGGACTACGCGCTCTACGCGCTGATGGTCACCGACATCGTCGAGAAGGGCACCGAGCTGCTCGTGACGGGCGACAGCAGCCCCGTGGAGCGCGCCTTCGGCGTCCCCGCCACCGACAACGTCCTCGACCTGCCGGGCGTGATGAGCCGCAAGAAGCAGGTCGCGCCGGCCCTCCTCAGCGCCTTCTGA
- a CDS encoding HD-GYP domain-containing protein — MAAEGVEDRRRVPMVHVCAGIPARPRTTAGGNRRMLDTATSFRLSEVIGALSHALDLTEGQPVGHSQRSCMIGMELGARLGLPGEVLRDLFYAILLKDAGCSSSAARMCELFATDDRALKRDFAFVDWTSTADFVRYAARNVAPGQSAFSRAGSLLRALRGIAREADDLNNARCDRGARIVAMLGFPPAASEAVRALDEHWDGSGRPDGLVGDAIPLISRIACLSQTAEIFMSADGPRAALDVVRERRGRWFDPEISDLFLAIGPDDPLWTRLAGDSVAEALRDLEPRDGIAMADEEGLDRVAEAFASVIDTKSPYTARHSTGVATYAVAIGAEMGFDALRLRSLRRAGLLHDIGKLGVSNLILDKQGKLTDEEFREVRNHPLYTHQILSRMDAFADIAEAAASHHERIDGRGYHRGIGGDRLGTEARILAVADVYEALTADRPYRGPMPRETALGILWKDAGTAFDPECVAALQVASAELDGQV, encoded by the coding sequence GTGGCCGCCGAGGGGGTCGAGGACCGCCGCAGGGTGCCGATGGTCCACGTGTGCGCCGGGATCCCGGCGCGGCCACGGACGACCGCAGGAGGGAACCGCCGCATGCTCGACACCGCCACCTCGTTCCGCCTGTCGGAGGTGATCGGGGCGCTCTCCCACGCGCTGGACCTGACGGAGGGCCAGCCCGTCGGCCACTCCCAGCGGAGCTGCATGATCGGCATGGAGCTCGGCGCGCGCCTCGGCCTGCCGGGCGAGGTGCTGCGGGACCTCTTCTACGCCATCCTCCTGAAGGACGCGGGCTGCTCCAGCAGCGCCGCCCGCATGTGCGAGCTGTTCGCCACCGACGACCGCGCCCTGAAGCGCGACTTCGCCTTCGTCGACTGGACGAGCACCGCCGACTTCGTGCGGTACGCGGCGCGCAACGTCGCCCCCGGCCAGTCGGCCTTCTCACGGGCCGGGAGCCTCCTGCGGGCGCTCCGCGGCATCGCCCGCGAGGCCGACGACCTCAACAACGCCCGCTGCGACCGGGGCGCCCGGATCGTCGCGATGCTCGGGTTCCCGCCGGCGGCGTCGGAGGCCGTCCGCGCCCTCGACGAGCACTGGGACGGCAGCGGCCGCCCCGACGGCCTCGTGGGCGATGCGATCCCCCTCATCTCCCGCATCGCCTGCCTGTCGCAGACCGCGGAGATCTTCATGTCGGCCGACGGCCCCCGGGCCGCGCTCGACGTCGTGCGGGAGCGCCGCGGCCGCTGGTTCGACCCGGAGATCAGCGACCTGTTCCTCGCGATCGGCCCGGACGACCCCCTCTGGACCCGGCTCGCGGGCGACTCGGTGGCCGAGGCGCTGCGCGACCTGGAGCCCCGCGACGGGATCGCCATGGCCGACGAGGAGGGCCTCGACCGGGTCGCGGAGGCGTTCGCGAGCGTCATCGACACGAAGTCGCCCTACACCGCGCGCCACTCCACCGGCGTCGCGACGTACGCCGTCGCCATCGGCGCGGAGATGGGCTTCGACGCGCTGCGGCTGCGGAGCCTGCGCCGGGCCGGCCTGCTGCACGACATCGGCAAGCTCGGCGTGTCGAACCTGATCCTCGACAAGCAGGGGAAGCTGACCGACGAGGAGTTCCGGGAGGTCCGCAACCACCCCCTCTACACCCACCAGATCCTGTCGCGGATGGACGCGTTCGCCGACATCGCCGAGGCCGCCGCGTCCCACCACGAGCGCATCGACGGGCGCGGCTACCACCGCGGCATCGGCGGGGACCGGCTGGGGACCGAGGCCCGCATCCTCGCCGTCGCCGACGTCTACGAGGCCCTCACCGCCGACCGCCCCTACCGCGGCCCGATGCCGCGCGAGACGGCCCTCGGCATCCTCTGGAAGGACGCCGGGACGGCGTTCGACCCGGAGTGCGTCGCGGCCCTCCAGGTCGCCTCCGCGGAGCTCGACGGCCAGGTCTGA
- a CDS encoding HNH endonuclease has product MLREDPHARFEDAFLRRRFVSGRREFAFISTRAHRAIVRDQEDVPVAVAEDAPRTWWMFRGRFFWEDDGLGPDEVRALLHERERRRRRRIDRAVDMMHADAAGDAPRRESLPEDVRREVFRRDGGRCVRCGSDELLQFDHVIPVALGGSSTEANLQLLCAPCNREKGADL; this is encoded by the coding sequence GTGCTGCGCGAGGATCCACACGCCCGCTTCGAGGACGCCTTCCTGCGACGCCGCTTCGTCAGCGGACGCCGTGAGTTCGCGTTCATCTCGACGCGGGCGCACCGCGCGATCGTGCGCGACCAGGAGGACGTCCCCGTCGCCGTCGCGGAGGACGCCCCCCGCACGTGGTGGATGTTCCGGGGCCGCTTCTTCTGGGAGGACGACGGCCTGGGACCCGACGAGGTGAGGGCCCTGCTGCACGAACGCGAGCGCCGGCGGCGGCGCCGCATCGACCGGGCCGTGGACATGATGCACGCCGACGCCGCCGGTGACGCGCCGCGCCGGGAGTCCCTCCCCGAGGACGTGCGGCGCGAGGTGTTCCGCCGCGACGGTGGCCGCTGCGTCCGCTGCGGCAGCGACGAGCTGCTGCAGTTCGACCACGTCATCCCCGTCGCGCTCGGCGGCTCCTCCACGGAGGCGAACCTGCAGCTGCTCTGCGCACCCTGCAACCGGGAGAAGGGGGCCGACCTGTGA
- a CDS encoding gamma-glutamyl-gamma-aminobutyrate hydrolase family protein, protein MGVCAAMERARWSVWDLPAALVPVNYLEQVQRAGAIALLIPPDEAVAADPGRVLDRLDGLMLVGGVDIAAEEYGAEPHPLNDAPIPLRDAVETALVREAMARGMPVLGICRGAQVINVAAGGTLRQHIPEELGTEEHRREIGRFDGNEHDVELVEGSRVHGAVGTRVHRVASHHHQAIGDVGRGLRVSGRAVGDGVPEAVEGDGPAWVLGVQWHPEADPRSPVIGALVTAAREGRRRGADREEGG, encoded by the coding sequence ATCGGCGTCTGCGCCGCGATGGAGCGGGCGCGCTGGTCGGTCTGGGACCTGCCCGCCGCCCTGGTGCCCGTCAACTACCTCGAGCAGGTGCAGCGGGCCGGCGCGATCGCGCTGCTGATCCCGCCCGACGAGGCCGTCGCCGCCGACCCGGGCCGGGTCCTCGACCGCCTCGACGGGCTGATGCTCGTCGGCGGGGTGGACATCGCCGCGGAGGAGTACGGCGCGGAGCCCCACCCGCTGAACGACGCACCGATCCCCCTGCGCGACGCCGTCGAGACCGCGCTGGTGCGCGAGGCGATGGCGCGCGGGATGCCGGTGCTCGGCATCTGCCGCGGCGCCCAGGTCATCAACGTCGCCGCCGGCGGGACGCTGCGCCAGCACATCCCGGAGGAGCTCGGCACCGAGGAGCACCGCCGGGAGATCGGCCGCTTCGACGGCAACGAGCACGACGTGGAGCTGGTCGAGGGCTCGCGCGTCCACGGGGCCGTCGGCACGCGGGTGCACCGGGTGGCGTCCCACCACCACCAGGCGATCGGCGACGTCGGCCGCGGCCTGCGGGTCAGCGGTCGCGCCGTCGGCGACGGCGTGCCGGAGGCCGTCGAGGGCGACGGGCCGGCGTGGGTGCTGGGCGTGCAGTGGCACCCCGAGGCGGACCCCCGCAGCCCGGTGATCGGTGCGCTGGTGACGGCGGCCCGCGAGGGCCGGCGACGGGGCGCGGATCGAGAAGAAGGGGGCTGA
- a CDS encoding PH domain-containing protein has translation MTVEGRLHPLAILVHAWRGVRVLGLVGIVSLLTSRSPVTLGLIAAALLLVVLPGAVLAWMRFTYRVADGALEVRSGVLTRSTRTIPLDRVRGVDVTVPPLHRLAGLVQARVEDASGGAGDSGLTLAAIRRADADALRDAVLRVAPADPADPAAPAAAGDGPPPLARARAATLARAGATSGRYLLVPVAAVAGLLNAVGDDLPAVRDGVEDAVAMTPTGATGAALVVAAAIALAVLVAAAGSLLVDGGFTLREAGDRLVARRGLLARRTVSLVRPRVLEVRTSPPWRAQRLAELRGLVGGVATTEREGRGRSTLMPADREDRVWALARRIDPAVHDGLDPHPARGLPRRLLRACGPPAVVAVVAGLAAGPVPALVAAGATLVMAAVAVDRHRALGSRLAGGRLGLREGSLSRRHTVIAPDEVVAYRVRRSPGQRRAGLCTLTVDLGQGAGSRRALDADAGGATGLLRDLAPDLMAPLVTGDPRPRE, from the coding sequence GTGACCGTCGAGGGCCGCCTGCACCCGCTGGCGATCCTCGTCCACGCCTGGCGCGGCGTCCGGGTGCTCGGACTCGTCGGCATCGTCAGCCTCCTCACGTCGCGGTCGCCGGTCACGCTCGGCCTGATCGCGGCGGCGCTGCTGCTGGTGGTGCTCCCCGGCGCGGTGCTCGCGTGGATGCGCTTCACCTACCGCGTCGCCGACGGGGCGCTCGAGGTCCGGTCGGGCGTGCTGACCCGCTCCACCCGCACCATCCCGCTCGACCGGGTCCGCGGCGTCGACGTCACGGTGCCGCCCCTGCACCGCCTCGCGGGGCTCGTGCAGGCGCGGGTCGAGGACGCGAGCGGCGGGGCCGGCGACTCCGGGCTCACCCTCGCCGCGATCCGCCGCGCCGACGCCGACGCACTGCGCGACGCGGTGCTGCGGGTCGCGCCCGCCGACCCCGCCGACCCCGCCGCGCCCGCGGCCGCCGGGGACGGGCCGCCGCCGCTGGCGCGCGCCCGCGCCGCGACCCTCGCCCGCGCCGGCGCGACCAGCGGCCGCTACCTGCTGGTGCCCGTCGCCGCCGTCGCCGGGCTGCTGAACGCCGTCGGGGACGACCTGCCCGCCGTCCGCGACGGCGTCGAGGACGCCGTCGCGATGACCCCGACCGGCGCCACGGGCGCCGCGCTCGTCGTCGCCGCGGCCATCGCCCTCGCCGTCCTCGTCGCCGCCGCCGGGAGCCTGCTGGTGGACGGCGGGTTCACCCTCCGCGAGGCAGGCGACCGGCTCGTCGCGCGCCGGGGCCTCCTCGCCCGCCGCACCGTCTCCCTCGTCCGCCCGCGGGTGCTGGAGGTGCGCACCTCCCCGCCGTGGCGGGCCCAGCGGCTCGCGGAGCTCCGCGGCCTCGTCGGCGGCGTCGCGACGACCGAGCGGGAGGGGCGCGGCCGGAGCACCCTCATGCCGGCCGACCGCGAGGACCGCGTCTGGGCACTCGCCCGCCGCATCGACCCCGCCGTGCACGACGGCCTCGACCCCCACCCCGCGCGCGGCCTCCCCCGCCGGCTGCTGCGCGCCTGCGGCCCGCCCGCCGTGGTCGCCGTCGTCGCCGGCCTCGCCGCCGGGCCCGTGCCGGCCCTCGTCGCGGCCGGCGCGACCCTCGTCATGGCGGCGGTCGCCGTCGACCGCCACCGCGCGCTCGGGAGCCGCCTCGCCGGCGGCAGGCTCGGCCTGCGGGAGGGGAGCCTGTCGCGCCGCCACACCGTCATCGCCCCCGACGAGGTCGTCGCCTACCGGGTGCGGCGCTCCCCCGGGCAACGCCGCGCCGGGCTCTGCACGCTCACCGTCGACCTCGGCCAGGGCGCCGGGTCACGGCGCGCCCTCGACGCCGACGCCGGCGGCGCGACCGGCCTGCTGCGGGACCTGGCGCCGGACCTGATGGCGCCCCTCGTGACCGGTGACCCCCGCCCCAGGGAGTAA
- a CDS encoding PH domain-containing protein — protein sequence MTDETTGGDLRLRPPAEALDPRVRRLWRAWIAISTVVAVAIAVVGVVIAAAVADPPAGLLAAVVAVVAVGGVVVAVVAPPIAYRVIRFEVTPLGLFVRTGWITETLTVVPHSRIQSVRTTTDPLQRSLGLATVEVRTAGSAVARIPGLDAGRVAALRSELAAMAGTGTAT from the coding sequence ATGACCGATGAGACGACCGGGGGCGACCTCCGCCTGCGGCCGCCCGCGGAGGCGCTCGACCCGCGGGTGCGGCGCCTGTGGCGGGCGTGGATCGCCATCAGCACCGTCGTGGCCGTCGCGATCGCCGTCGTGGGCGTCGTGATCGCCGCCGCCGTCGCCGACCCCCCCGCCGGGCTCCTCGCCGCGGTGGTCGCCGTCGTCGCCGTCGGCGGCGTCGTGGTCGCGGTGGTCGCGCCCCCCATCGCGTACCGCGTCATCCGCTTCGAGGTGACGCCGCTCGGCCTGTTCGTCCGCACCGGGTGGATCACGGAGACGCTCACCGTCGTCCCCCACAGCCGCATCCAGTCGGTCCGAACCACCACCGACCCGCTGCAGCGCTCCCTCGGGCTCGCCACCGTCGAGGTGCGGACCGCCGGCAGCGCCGTCGCGCGGATCCCCGGGCTCGACGCCGGGCGCGTGGCGGCCCTGCGCTCCGAGCTCGCGGCGATGGCCGGGACGGGCACCGCCACGTGA
- a CDS encoding TIGR00266 family protein: MDIAIRHAPSFAVARCTLGGGEVVRAESGAMMSTSEGVDIQAAMQGGLMKSLKRGVLGGESFFITTYTAPPAGGWVDVAANLPGDLAEVEVGATPFFIQRGSYLASESGVEIDTKWGGFKNLFGGEGGFLVRASGRGTVLLSCYGALDRIRLAEGETVVVDSGHMVAFEEGVTFDLRRAAGGRTVQTLKSGEGFVFDFRGPGEVMVQSRNPSALIAWLTTVLPFSRS, translated from the coding sequence ATGGACATCGCGATCCGCCATGCGCCGAGCTTCGCCGTCGCGCGCTGCACGCTGGGGGGCGGTGAGGTCGTCCGCGCCGAGTCCGGCGCGATGATGTCGACCTCGGAGGGCGTCGACATCCAGGCGGCGATGCAGGGCGGGCTCATGAAGTCGCTGAAGCGCGGGGTGCTCGGCGGCGAGTCCTTCTTCATCACGACGTACACGGCGCCGCCCGCCGGGGGCTGGGTGGACGTCGCCGCGAACCTCCCGGGCGACCTGGCCGAGGTGGAGGTCGGCGCGACGCCGTTCTTCATCCAGCGCGGCTCCTACCTCGCCTCGGAGTCCGGCGTCGAGATCGACACGAAGTGGGGTGGGTTCAAGAACCTGTTCGGCGGCGAGGGCGGGTTCCTGGTGCGCGCGTCCGGGCGGGGGACGGTGCTGCTCTCGTGCTACGGCGCGCTCGACCGCATCCGCCTCGCCGAGGGGGAGACCGTGGTCGTGGACTCCGGTCACATGGTCGCCTTCGAGGAGGGGGTGACGTTCGATCTGCGCCGCGCCGCCGGCGGCCGCACGGTGCAGACGCTGAAGAGCGGCGAGGGCTTCGTCTTCGACTTCCGGGGACCGGGCGAGGTGATGGTCCAGAGCCGGAACCCCAGCGCCCTGATCGCCTGGCTCACGACGGTGCTGCCCTTCTCGCGCTCCTGA